One window of Fusobacterium polymorphum genomic DNA carries:
- the pduL gene encoding phosphate propanoyltransferase has protein sequence MKDIRGIIREVLEEVISDDVVIGVSNRHIHLSQKDLDTLFGEGYKLSKMKDMKQPGQFATNEKLDIVGPKGKFSGVRIIGPVRKETQVEISITDSFKLGLTPPIRQSGDLEGTPGIKIVGPKGEIEIPKGVIVAGRHIHMPKYIADIRGYKDGEIVKVETYGERKIIMCNVVLRVSDKMAKEMHIDVDEANAAGLKNDDYVKIIRE, from the coding sequence ATGAAGGATATCAGAGGAATTATTAGAGAGGTGTTAGAAGAAGTAATTTCCGATGATGTGGTGATAGGAGTTTCAAACAGGCATATACACCTTTCCCAAAAAGACTTAGATACACTTTTTGGGGAAGGATATAAGCTAAGTAAAATGAAAGATATGAAACAACCTGGGCAATTTGCAACAAATGAAAAATTAGATATTGTAGGTCCTAAAGGAAAATTTTCAGGAGTTAGAATAATAGGACCTGTGAGAAAAGAAACCCAAGTTGAAATTTCAATAACTGATAGTTTTAAACTTGGTTTAACTCCTCCAATCAGACAATCAGGAGATTTAGAAGGAACACCTGGAATTAAAATAGTTGGTCCTAAGGGAGAAATAGAAATACCAAAAGGTGTTATAGTTGCAGGAAGACATATCCATATGCCAAAATATATAGCTGATATAAGAGGTTATAAAGATGGAGAAATCGTTAAGGTTGAAACTTATGGAGAAAGAAAAATTATTATGTGCAATGTTGTTTTAAGAGTTAGCGATAAGATGGCAAAAGAAATGCACATAGATGTAGATGAAGCTAATGCAGCTGGTCTAAAAAATGATGACTATGTAAAAATAATTAGAGAATAA